The Thermodesulfovibrio sp. 3462-1 genome contains the following window.
CCCAATCCAACCTGCTTTTCAGTAACTGTATCTCTAACTATAGCCTCATAGATATCTTCTGCTGTTACTATACTTCCACCGGGTCTTCCATATAAATAAACTTCAGCCATGCCATTTACAGCAAGCCTTACATCTTCAACCATCTGTCCTGCATTGAATTCAACAACAATGAATTTTTCAATTTCCTGAGCAAGCTGTCTTATTGGCTCTTCAGGAAATGGAAAGAGTGTGATTGGTCTTAAAAGTCCTATTTTAATTCCTTCCCTTCTGAGCCTTTTTATTGCTGAAATTGAGATTCGTGCGGCAGAACCGAAGGCTACAATAACAACCTCTGCATCCTCAATAAAGTAGGTCTCATATCTGACTTCCTTTTCTTTCCACTGTTGATATTTTTCCTGTAGCTTCCAGTTGCGTTTTTCAAGCTCTCCTTCTCCCATAAAAAGAGTTCTTATGAAACGGGATGGTCTTCCTTTTGCTCCAGTTAAAGCCCAGGAGGATTTATCAAAAGTTTTTAATTCTGGAAATCTCTGAACAACGGGCTCCATCATCTGGGCAATTACTCCGTCTCCAAGAATCATTACTGGATTTCTCCATTCGTCTGCCTTTTCAAAGGCAAGTATTGTATAATCCCACATCTCCTGAACACTGAAGGGAGCATATACAAGCAAACGATAATCTCCATGTCCTCCCCCTTTTACTGCTTGAAAGTAGTCAGCCTGACTTCCTGATATATTTCCAAGCCCTGGTCCCCCTCGCATCATGTTTACAATAACTGCTGGCAACTCAGCACCTGCAAGATATGATATTGCTTCCTGCTTAAGACTTATTCCTGGAGAGCTTGATGAAGTCATTACTCTAACTCCACATGCACTGGCACCGTAAATCATGTTTATTGCAGCGATTTCACTTTCTGCCTGAATAAATACCCCTCCTGCCTCTGGCAGCTTTTTTGATAAGTATTCAGGGATTTCATTTTGAGGTGTTATAGGGTATCCTGCATAAAATTTTAATCCTGCCTGAATTGCAGCTTCTGCAACAGCTTCATTTCCTTTCATTAAGATTTTATTCATGAAAAGCCTCCTATATATTTTCAATAAATTCCTCAGATGGAATGCCACCCTCGGAATGAAGAAACAGTGCATCTTTCATGATTTACTGAATATAATTACTATATCATCTACAAAATTTACTGTCAATATTTTTTGAATTGTATGATATAATTTATAAACTTTCCTATCAGGAGGCTAAAATGAAGGCAATTATGAAGGCTTTTAATAGAGCTGTTGCCCTTGACAGCAGTATTCATAGAAATTTAAAAGTAAAAATGCCAGAAAACTACTCATTCATGAAGAATGTTGAGATTGTTCCTCTTACTTACTCTGAAATTTTATCTGCTACAATGTATTATCCAGTTATGTTCGGTCTTCAGGAAGGAGTTGTTTTCCCCTTTGCTGTTACAGGAATTAACGGTAAAAATATATTTTTAAAAGAAAACGGAGAATGGAAGGTTGACACTGTTCCAAATGTTTGCAAGCACTATCCTTTTGGAGTTTTCAAAGAAGTAGATGAATATACAATTATTTTTGATGAAATTTATGCATCTGAAGATGGACAAAGATTGTTTGACGATGAAGGAAATGAAACTGAATTTTTTTTCACAATAAAACAGGGACTTACAGAACTTGCAAGAGATTTTCATGATGCAGAGGAGTGTTCAAAAGAGTTATTTGAAGGAGGATACTTAAAACCTTTAAATCTTGAAGTTGATACAAAACTCGGTAAAATGCAGTTTCACAATACACTAATGGCAAACATTGAATATCTTTCCAAGCTCCAGCCTGAAAAGCTTTATACTGTCAATTCAAAGGGTTATCTTTTAATTCTTCATGCTCATTATCTGAGTCTTAGAAATTTCAAGCTTTTTGATATATTTGCAGAGTTCTGAGATTAAAAATTCTGTTTCCAGACATTTTCTTTCTTTACATACATCTGGAAAACAGGGTTTACAGCTTTCATAACGAATTACTGTAAGATTTGCACCGATAGGATGCCAGACTTCAGGATCTGTTGGACCAAAAATAACAATTGAAGGAACTCCAAGATAGCTGCTTAAGTGGCTTACTCCACTGTCAAGCCCAATATAAAAATCTGCTTTTAGAAGAATTTTTGCTATTTCAACAGGATGCTCTGCATAAACTGAGTTTTTAAAGTTTTTTACCAGCTCAGATTCAGCTGGTCCAAGTAAATAAAGAGTCTCAAATCCGTAGTCTTTTAAAATTTTTTCCAGCTTATAGAAAAAAATTAAATCAGGATTTTTCTTTTTTGAACCACTTCCAGGATGAATGATGCAAAAATTATCATGTTTTATTTCTGAAAAAGGCAGTGTAAGAACCTTTGAAAAAGTTTCATTCTGAAATCCAAGTTTTTTTAAGTAATAATCAACAATCCAGAGCTGCTCTCCTGGAATTGGATTGATATAAATTGAGTTATTGCTATGTAAAATATCCCTGTTTTGTGAAAAAATTATATTTAAATCAAACTTCTCTTTTGGCTCATAAAATATTGTTTTTTTGCAAAAGCCTGCTTCTTTAGCGAGATTAAAATATTCCGTATTTCCCCACACAGTCACTTCATATCCCTTTTTTACCAGAATTTCAAGAAGTGGATAAACAAGGATACTGTCTCCTAAGCCTGCCATGCGATAAACAAGAGCTTTCATGATATAATTTTAAATCATGTATAAAATTAGAACAAATCGTGGAGAAATTTTTGAAGCTAATAAAGAAACACTTCTTCAGATTTTACAAAAACATGGAATATATGTTCCTACATCTTGCGGAGGCAGGGGAAATTGTGGAAGATGTAAGATTAGAATCTTAGAAGGTAAGGTAAAATCAGACTCATTTTTCGGAATATCAGAATATGAAAAAGCAGAAGGTTTTGTTCTTGCTTGCCAGAGTTTTCCAAAAAGCGATCTTCAAATTGAATTGCCTGCTCAGTTAATTACAGTCTCTGAAAGAATAGCTCTTGCAAAAGCAGAACTTATTGAAAATATTTTTAAAACTCAGCCATCTCTTTTAAGTCCCCTTGTTGAGAAACTTCATTTAAAAATAGACCCCCGGGAGGCTCTGGCGGATTTTGAAAATTTAAAAATCGCAGCTTGTAGAACTTTATCAATATCACGAAAACTTGCAGCAGAGCTTTCAGATTTTTTAAGACAAAATCAGTGGAATATAACTTTAGTATTATCAGAGGATGAAATTATTGATTTTCTTTCAAAAAGACTCTATGCAGTAGCCATTGATATAGGAACCACAACTGTGGCAATGGCGCTGATTGATCTGGAAAAAGGCAGGATTCTTGATGTGGCAACCTGTTACAACTCTCAGATTAATTACGGAGATGATGTAATTACAAGAATTGTCTTTGCAGAGGAAAATCCTCATGGACTTAATGTTTTAAGAAAATGCATTGTTGATGATATCAATGCTCTTGTCAATACAGTTTTACTAAGGCATGAAGATGGCAAAATTTACTGTGTTATTCTATCTGGCAACACTACAATGTGTCATCTTTTCTGGGGAATTAATCCAAAGTATATAAGACAGGAGCCTTACACTCCTGCTTTAAACTATTACCCTGTGTGGAGAGCTTCTGATGCCCGGCTTTTGCTGGAGGCACAAATACCTGTTTACACTTTTCCCTCTGTTGCCGGTTATGTAGGAGGAGACATTGTTTCGGGAGTTCTGGCATCCGGGCTTTACAACAATGAAGAGCTCTCATTATTCATTGACATAGGAACAAATGGTGAAATTGTTATTGGAAACAGAGAGTTTCTTGTTACTGCATCAACCTCTGCAGGACCATGCTTTGAAGGAAGTGGAATAAGCTGTGGAATGCGAGCAACTCAGGGAGCTGTGGAGTCTTTTAAATATCATAGAGAAAGTGACAGTTTTGAAATTAAAGTTATAGGCAATGTAAAACCACAAGGAATATGCGGAAGTGGAATGATAGATATTGTCTCCGAACTTTTCAGTAATGGAGTCATTGATCAGAAAGGCAAGCTTCTTCCTGATAGATCCAGACACATTGTCTTCAGTCAACTCTCACGCGATGATTCAAGATTCATTATTTCATCTGACTGTTACATAACTCAATCAGACATTGACAATATTATCAGGGCAAAGGCTGCTATCTATGCAGGGGTCTCAACACTTCTTGAAGAAATGGGGATAAGTGAAAAAGAATTAAAAAAAGTTTACATAGCAGGAGGATTTGGTGAGTTTTTAGATGTGAAAAAGGCTATTAAAATAGGGATGTTACCGAATTTTCCAGAAGAAAGGTTTATTTTTTTAGGTAACACATCCTTAACAGGTGCTGTTTTATGTCTCTTAAGCAAAGAGTTATGGAAAGCAGCAAATGAAGTTGCTCAAAAAATGACATACATTGATCTTTCCCGTTCTAAAAAATTCATGGATGAATATATTTCTGCGCTCTTCCTGCCACATACAGATTGGGAAAGATTTAAATAATTAAGTTAAAATAAGCATAAATCAACTTTGGAGGATAGGATGAGAGTTTTCAATACATTGACCAACAGGCTGGAGGAATTTGAACCTTTGAATGACAAAAAAGTGGGCATTTATGCCTGTGGAGTTACTGTTTATGACCTCTGTCACATTGGTCATGCAAGAAGTGCTGTTGTTTTTGATGTGATTGTGAAATATCTTAGATACAAAGGCTATGAAGTTAAATTTGTGCGAAATTTTACAGACATTGACGACAAAATTATAAATAGAGCCAATAAAGAAGGTGTATCATGGAAGGAGATTGCTGAAAAGTATACAGAAGAATATTACAAAGACATGGATCATCTTGGAATAGCAAGAGCTGATGTAGAGCCAAAGGCAACAGAACATATAA
Protein-coding sequences here:
- a CDS encoding 3-methyl-2-oxobutanoate dehydrogenase subunit VorB, with the translated sequence MNKILMKGNEAVAEAAIQAGLKFYAGYPITPQNEIPEYLSKKLPEAGGVFIQAESEIAAINMIYGASACGVRVMTSSSSPGISLKQEAISYLAGAELPAVIVNMMRGGPGLGNISGSQADYFQAVKGGGHGDYRLLVYAPFSVQEMWDYTILAFEKADEWRNPVMILGDGVIAQMMEPVVQRFPELKTFDKSSWALTGAKGRPSRFIRTLFMGEGELEKRNWKLQEKYQQWKEKEVRYETYFIEDAEVVIVAFGSAARISISAIKRLRREGIKIGLLRPITLFPFPEEPIRQLAQEIEKFIVVEFNAGQMVEDVRLAVNGMAEVYLYGRPGGSIVTAEDIYEAIVRDTVTEKQVGLGLCLRSKIK
- a CDS encoding SapC family protein → MKAIMKAFNRAVALDSSIHRNLKVKMPENYSFMKNVEIVPLTYSEILSATMYYPVMFGLQEGVVFPFAVTGINGKNIFLKENGEWKVDTVPNVCKHYPFGVFKEVDEYTIIFDEIYASEDGQRLFDDEGNETEFFFTIKQGLTELARDFHDAEECSKELFEGGYLKPLNLEVDTKLGKMQFHNTLMANIEYLSKLQPEKLYTVNSKGYLLILHAHYLSLRNFKLFDIFAEF
- a CDS encoding glycosyltransferase family 9 protein — protein: MKALVYRMAGLGDSILVYPLLEILVKKGYEVTVWGNTEYFNLAKEAGFCKKTIFYEPKEKFDLNIIFSQNRDILHSNNSIYINPIPGEQLWIVDYYLKKLGFQNETFSKVLTLPFSEIKHDNFCIIHPGSGSKKKNPDLIFFYKLEKILKDYGFETLYLLGPAESELVKNFKNSVYAEHPVEIAKILLKADFYIGLDSGVSHLSSYLGVPSIVIFGPTDPEVWHPIGANLTVIRYESCKPCFPDVCKERKCLETEFLISELCKYIKKLEISKTQIMSMKN
- a CDS encoding ASKHA domain-containing protein; this translates as MYKIRTNRGEIFEANKETLLQILQKHGIYVPTSCGGRGNCGRCKIRILEGKVKSDSFFGISEYEKAEGFVLACQSFPKSDLQIELPAQLITVSERIALAKAELIENIFKTQPSLLSPLVEKLHLKIDPREALADFENLKIAACRTLSISRKLAAELSDFLRQNQWNITLVLSEDEIIDFLSKRLYAVAIDIGTTTVAMALIDLEKGRILDVATCYNSQINYGDDVITRIVFAEENPHGLNVLRKCIVDDINALVNTVLLRHEDGKIYCVILSGNTTMCHLFWGINPKYIRQEPYTPALNYYPVWRASDARLLLEAQIPVYTFPSVAGYVGGDIVSGVLASGLYNNEELSLFIDIGTNGEIVIGNREFLVTASTSAGPCFEGSGISCGMRATQGAVESFKYHRESDSFEIKVIGNVKPQGICGSGMIDIVSELFSNGVIDQKGKLLPDRSRHIVFSQLSRDDSRFIISSDCYITQSDIDNIIRAKAAIYAGVSTLLEEMGISEKELKKVYIAGGFGEFLDVKKAIKIGMLPNFPEERFIFLGNTSLTGAVLCLLSKELWKAANEVAQKMTYIDLSRSKKFMDEYISALFLPHTDWERFK